A part of Paenibacillus donghaensis genomic DNA contains:
- a CDS encoding helix-turn-helix domain-containing protein encodes MTIKQAAPYVGASEYKLRELVRNKKIPAYRVGAKILFRKEALDQWIADQESKNCSSVD; translated from the coding sequence ATGACCATCAAACAGGCTGCCCCCTATGTAGGGGCGAGTGAGTATAAGCTAAGAGAATTAGTTCGAAATAAAAAGATTCCTGCCTATCGGGTGGGAGCCAAGATATTATTCCGTAAAGAGGCACTTGATCAATGGATAGCGGATCAAGAGTCCAAGAATTGTAGTTCTGTAGACTAG
- a CDS encoding helix-turn-helix domain-containing protein — protein MRNQRARRNTPTEIIQQAAPTYAMPELVERKPEFDPQQFMQQLGQMVLQQQTQQPRPQTLDVKEAAEYLRISAWSVYDMCRTKSLPFFKIRSRIFFRRHELERWISENTNQCGMER, from the coding sequence ATGCGTAATCAAAGAGCAAGACGCAATACCCCGACCGAAATCATCCAGCAGGCTGCACCAACCTATGCAATGCCGGAGCTGGTGGAGCGGAAACCGGAGTTTGATCCACAGCAATTCATGCAGCAGCTCGGTCAGATGGTATTACAGCAACAAACCCAGCAGCCCCGACCGCAAACATTGGATGTAAAGGAGGCAGCTGAGTATTTAAGGATCTCGGCTTGGAGCGTGTACGACATGTGCAGAACCAAATCGTTACCATTTTTCAAAATCAGGTCAAGGATTTTCTTCCGTCGGCATGAGCTGGAGCGCTGGATCAGCGAGAACACAAACCAGTGCGGTATGGAGAGGTAG
- a CDS encoding helix-turn-helix domain-containing protein → MPPKKKKNFFTAPNDSFEIGLNPFQIAVYLYLTRCSNNSDSAFPSFSTIALKSGMGERKAKEVVKELVEMGLIKKQQRWGEKGRQSNVYQVVEPAAEGNNTSPQREGLSAPDALTLVHDMHNPSAPHAQYKELYINNQDKNIKRYIDLPIDDHVFLNIYNAEFKRSLKKEHPKITEEQLQHITYHIELLQEWEITVEEFREQVRDHFETLAKKNNGSILAFIPSFMRRFEIPYTGFDG, encoded by the coding sequence TTGCCTCCAAAGAAAAAGAAAAATTTCTTTACAGCTCCAAATGATTCTTTTGAAATCGGTCTTAACCCATTTCAGATAGCGGTCTATCTGTATCTGACTCGTTGTAGTAACAACTCGGACAGCGCATTCCCGAGCTTTTCAACAATTGCTTTAAAGAGTGGGATGGGTGAAAGGAAGGCTAAGGAGGTAGTGAAAGAACTGGTTGAGATGGGGTTAATCAAAAAACAGCAACGATGGGGCGAGAAGGGAAGGCAAAGCAATGTCTATCAGGTGGTTGAACCAGCTGCTGAGGGGAACAATACTTCCCCTCAAAGAGAGGGATTGAGTGCACCAGATGCACTAACCCTAGTGCATGACATGCACAACCCTAGTGCACCACATGCACAGTATAAAGAACTATATATAAATAACCAAGATAAGAATATTAAAAGATACATCGATTTACCAATCGACGATCATGTTTTTCTAAACATTTATAATGCTGAATTTAAAAGATCGTTGAAAAAGGAGCATCCAAAGATCACTGAGGAACAACTCCAGCACATCACGTACCATATTGAGTTGCTGCAGGAATGGGAGATAACAGTTGAAGAATTCAGGGAGCAGGTGAGAGATCACTTTGAAACCCTGGCTAAGAAGAACAACGGTAGCATCCTAGCCTTTATACCATCGTTCATGAGACGTTTTGAGATTCCGTATACAGGGTTCGATGGATAG
- a CDS encoding ArpU family phage packaging/lysis transcriptional regulator yields MQLNILDKLPLPVKREVRSKMETEFERYRLWKFITFQEREVSITAAWSDTPKGFTGTVSDQTGNIAAYNVNEPERRRQFCERVEYAVSRLPHKEQQVITQRYMQREVTFDFVVFNQTIDPPMSRGTYDKIKARAMTMLAMALNIEVEGLKEIF; encoded by the coding sequence GTGCAATTGAATATACTCGATAAGCTGCCGTTACCGGTTAAGCGAGAAGTTAGATCTAAGATGGAGACGGAGTTTGAGCGTTATCGACTGTGGAAATTTATCACCTTCCAGGAGAGAGAAGTCTCTATCACCGCTGCCTGGTCGGATACACCCAAGGGATTCACTGGAACAGTTAGCGATCAGACCGGAAATATAGCGGCTTACAATGTCAATGAGCCGGAACGTCGCCGTCAATTCTGTGAACGAGTTGAGTACGCCGTTAGCCGACTCCCACATAAAGAGCAACAGGTAATTACCCAACGGTATATGCAACGGGAAGTAACATTTGATTTTGTGGTATTTAATCAAACTATTGATCCCCCTATGAGTCGGGGGACATATGACAAAATCAAGGCTAGAGCTATGACGATGCTGGCAATGGCGCTGAACATCGAGGTTGAAGGTTTGAAGGAAATATTCTAA
- a CDS encoding helix-turn-helix domain-containing protein: MNNIITLNQNSNRAARSKYLTQAAVSNGRHMISLREARENARRSTKEAAEAAGITLRTLKRWEMDCGRADSFAIGRLCQFYGISLGHVHAGKEADLLAARREVSNVEKRTFEVDDLIVVLKQMGRDTTELEKFVEETRKSREAEIKNALSVGAPETFSELHM; encoded by the coding sequence ATGAATAATATCATTACACTGAATCAGAATTCAAATCGGGCGGCACGTTCCAAATACTTAACCCAGGCAGCAGTGTCAAACGGCCGGCACATGATTTCCCTGCGGGAAGCGCGTGAGAATGCAAGGCGTTCAACGAAGGAAGCGGCTGAAGCTGCAGGTATTACGTTACGGACGTTAAAGAGATGGGAAATGGATTGCGGGAGAGCCGATTCATTTGCAATAGGCCGTCTTTGTCAGTTTTACGGTATTTCATTGGGACATGTACATGCGGGTAAAGAAGCGGACCTACTGGCAGCGAGAAGGGAAGTGAGCAATGTGGAAAAGAGGACGTTTGAAGTTGATGACCTCATTGTAGTCTTGAAACAAATGGGCCGTGATACAACAGAGCTCGAGAAGTTCGTCGAAGAGACCAGAAAGAGCCGGGAAGCTGAAATAAAAAATGCCCTCAGCGTTGGCGCGCCGGAGACATTTAGCGAATTGCATATGTAA